A portion of the Halobacillus ihumii genome contains these proteins:
- a CDS encoding ComE operon protein 2: MERISWNQYFIAQSYLLKSRSTCERLAVGAVIVRDKRMIAGGYNGSVSGGVHCVDEGCYVIDGHCVRTIHAEMNALLQCAKFGVATEQAEIYVSHFPCLHCTKAIIQAGIKAVYYSEDYRNHPYAIELLTQAGVEIHKVDRDEKLIDPQTMEKGQLVKQLIHKLEQGGHSPEELGELKQKAEHLFKVNNNQRS; encoded by the coding sequence ATGGAGCGCATCTCTTGGAATCAATATTTTATTGCCCAAAGTTACCTTTTAAAATCAAGAAGTACTTGTGAACGATTAGCAGTAGGAGCAGTAATTGTAAGAGATAAACGTATGATTGCGGGAGGCTATAACGGGAGTGTCTCCGGGGGCGTCCACTGTGTGGATGAGGGCTGTTATGTGATTGATGGGCATTGTGTACGAACCATTCATGCAGAAATGAATGCACTCCTTCAGTGTGCAAAATTTGGCGTTGCGACCGAACAAGCTGAAATATATGTGTCGCATTTTCCTTGCCTCCATTGTACGAAGGCCATTATTCAAGCTGGTATCAAGGCCGTTTATTACAGCGAAGATTATCGTAACCATCCATATGCAATCGAATTACTCACGCAGGCAGGTGTGGAGATCCATAAGGTGGATCGAGATGAAAAATTGATTGATCCACAAACTATGGAAAAAGGACAACTAGTAAAGCAGCTTATACATAAGCTTGAACAAGGCGGCCATAGCCCAGAAGAATTGGGTGAGCTTAAGCAAAAGGCCGAACACCTCTTTAAAGTGAATAATAATCAACGCTCATGA
- a CDS encoding helix-hairpin-helix domain-containing protein — MKRYAWLLLIPVLLILVFYLQKDEQQMVIQESEVSPIVEDRTDTAPAEQNMVVDVKGEVARPGIYKLEAGLRVNDAITMAGGMTKEADQTSVNLAQKIVDEMVILVARTASEGTNASPASPGSESTGKVRINQASVEEIQALPGIGPSKAEAIIKHREENGLFKKPEDLLEVSGIGEKTLENMLDMILVP; from the coding sequence ATGAAAAGATATGCATGGTTATTATTAATTCCTGTATTATTAATTCTCGTGTTTTACCTGCAGAAAGATGAGCAGCAAATGGTTATTCAGGAAAGTGAGGTATCGCCAATTGTAGAAGATCGTACAGATACTGCTCCCGCTGAGCAAAATATGGTCGTTGATGTTAAAGGAGAAGTTGCTCGACCTGGTATTTATAAGCTAGAAGCTGGTCTTCGTGTTAACGATGCTATTACAATGGCTGGAGGTATGACAAAGGAAGCCGATCAGACGAGTGTTAATTTAGCTCAAAAAATTGTTGACGAAATGGTCATATTAGTGGCAAGAACTGCTTCAGAGGGTACTAATGCTTCTCCAGCTTCACCTGGGAGTGAAAGTACTGGGAAAGTAAGAATTAATCAAGCAAGTGTGGAAGAAATACAGGCTCTACCAGGAATAGGACCCTCTAAAGCAGAAGCGATCATTAAACATCGGGAAGAAAATGGTTTATTTAAAAAACCAGAAGATTTACTGGAGGTGTCGGGTATCGGAGAAAAAACACTAGAAAATATGCTGGATATGATCCTCGTACCGTGA
- the gpr gene encoding GPR endopeptidase — protein sequence MAIEERFSVRTDLALEAHEMNVESDPAQKGHDGVDVTEEQLDDIKLTFVQVDPEGAERIGKKAGNYITIESQAIRKQDTKMQVEVSTCLSKQIKKLLADNKIKDTDRCLIVGLGNHRVTPDAIGPFAIDELVVTSHLFELQPETVAEGYRNVSAVTPGVMGITGIETSDMIHGIIHETNPDFVIAIDALASRSINRLNATIQLSDTGIHPGSGVGNKRKEISKETYGIPVFSIGVPTVVDAVTITNDAIDYVLKHFGREWRQKDRPSNALSPALNPFEKRKQLTEDDLPSEEQSQAVLGMLGTLKESEKRQLIKEVLTPLGHNLMVTPKEVDSFVEDMAHVVSAGINGALHPVIEDGDAQSYTKF from the coding sequence ATGGCTATAGAAGAACGATTTTCAGTACGAACTGACCTGGCTTTAGAGGCCCATGAAATGAATGTGGAATCTGACCCTGCACAAAAAGGTCATGATGGTGTAGATGTTACAGAGGAACAACTTGATGATATTAAACTGACCTTTGTCCAAGTAGATCCCGAAGGTGCAGAAAGGATCGGCAAAAAGGCAGGGAATTATATAACGATCGAATCACAGGCTATTCGTAAGCAGGATACAAAGATGCAGGTGGAAGTATCCACTTGTTTATCTAAACAAATAAAAAAACTGTTAGCTGACAATAAAATTAAAGATACAGACCGCTGCTTGATTGTCGGTTTAGGCAATCACCGAGTAACACCTGATGCCATTGGTCCTTTCGCAATAGATGAGTTGGTCGTTACCAGTCATTTGTTTGAATTGCAGCCTGAAACAGTGGCAGAAGGATACCGCAATGTATCGGCAGTAACTCCTGGAGTCATGGGAATAACAGGCATTGAGACAAGCGATATGATTCATGGAATCATTCATGAGACGAATCCGGATTTTGTTATTGCGATCGATGCGCTCGCTTCCCGCTCTATCAACAGGCTTAATGCAACAATTCAGTTATCTGATACAGGGATCCATCCAGGATCTGGTGTAGGTAATAAACGCAAGGAAATCAGTAAGGAAACATACGGTATTCCGGTTTTTTCCATAGGAGTTCCAACGGTCGTTGATGCTGTTACGATTACGAACGATGCGATAGATTATGTGCTTAAACACTTTGGCAGGGAATGGAGGCAGAAGGATCGTCCATCAAACGCTTTATCTCCTGCCCTCAATCCTTTTGAAAAAAGAAAACAGCTGACAGAAGATGATCTTCCAAGTGAAGAGCAGAGTCAGGCAGTCCTAGGAATGCTCGGAACCTTGAAAGAATCGGAAAAAAGACAGCTTATTAAAGAAGTATTAACACCGCTTGGACATAATTTAATGGTCACTCCAAAAGAAGTCGACTCATTTGTTGAAGATATGGCCCATGTGGTTTCTGCCGGAATTAACGGTGCTTTACATCCGGTAATAGAAGATGGCGACGCCCAATCTTATACTAAATTTTAA
- the rpsT gene encoding 30S ribosomal protein S20 gives MPNIKSAKKRVRVNDDARSLNAAFKSDMRTAIKRVEKLVESNDTDNAKQALTTAVKKIDKAVQRGALHKNNGNRKKSRLSKLVNAS, from the coding sequence ATGCCTAATATTAAATCAGCTAAAAAACGCGTACGTGTTAATGATGATGCCCGTTCATTAAATGCAGCATTCAAATCTGACATGCGTACAGCGATTAAACGTGTTGAGAAGCTTGTAGAAAGCAATGATACGGATAATGCTAAACAAGCTCTTACGACAGCCGTTAAGAAAATTGACAAGGCGGTCCAACGCGGTGCCCTTCATAAAAACAATGGTAACCGTAAAAAATCACGCCTGTCCAAATTAGTTAACGCCAGCTAA
- the spoIIP gene encoding stage II sporulation protein P: protein MSPIKKHPKNGRNYIKRWSKWLVLSLVILLLLFIGIGILTGAKTTYRLYSETIQNFTTQLEGSDFLYLFEMENKIYANAHPEGADLPSLSHLSFQMLTSVTPKDPRSLLGREIPGLSSYNSEIIIAGEGTNYTNLPVESTPPLDVVLRDRDAVEPEQKEETDPPPKIENKPSTGERDVVFIYSSHNRESFLPHLPEGTEEAYHDEVNITKVGERLAKGLEANGIGTKVNQKDIMKAASEQGIGSYSASRNVVEAALASTKEIKYTFDLHRDSMPRDVTTTTIDGETYAKVIFVVGAEHKDYEENLKVATELHKRIKKQYPTLSRGVITKKGSGVNGVYNQDLSDKAVLIEFGGKHNSLDEAYRTADAMAEVFSDYYWQQAEKVSTDS from the coding sequence ATGTCACCGATCAAAAAACATCCAAAAAACGGTCGAAATTACATAAAACGCTGGTCTAAGTGGCTTGTCTTATCATTAGTCATTTTGTTGCTATTATTTATTGGGATCGGTATTCTTACCGGGGCCAAAACGACGTATCGCCTTTATTCGGAAACCATTCAAAACTTTACTACCCAGTTAGAAGGCAGTGACTTCTTATACTTGTTTGAAATGGAAAATAAAATTTATGCCAATGCTCATCCGGAAGGGGCAGACTTGCCAAGTCTTTCGCATTTATCGTTTCAAATGCTGACGAGCGTGACCCCAAAAGACCCACGAAGTCTGCTAGGTCGTGAAATACCAGGATTGTCTTCCTACAATAGTGAAATTATTATTGCCGGGGAAGGAACCAATTACACAAACTTGCCGGTCGAATCAACGCCACCACTAGATGTCGTTCTACGTGACAGAGATGCTGTGGAACCTGAACAAAAAGAGGAGACGGACCCGCCTCCGAAAATAGAGAATAAACCAAGTACGGGAGAGCGTGATGTTGTTTTTATTTATTCTTCCCACAATCGAGAGTCCTTTTTACCGCATTTGCCTGAAGGTACGGAGGAAGCTTATCACGATGAAGTTAATATTACTAAAGTAGGGGAGCGGCTTGCAAAAGGGCTCGAAGCTAATGGAATTGGTACAAAGGTTAACCAAAAAGATATTATGAAGGCAGCGAGTGAGCAAGGAATTGGCTCGTATAGCGCTTCAAGAAACGTTGTAGAAGCAGCTTTGGCTTCAACCAAGGAGATCAAATACACATTTGATCTACACCGGGATAGTATGCCGAGAGATGTAACGACAACTACAATCGATGGGGAAACCTATGCTAAGGTCATTTTCGTAGTCGGTGCAGAACATAAAGATTATGAGGAAAATTTAAAGGTCGCTACAGAACTTCATAAAAGGATTAAAAAGCAGTATCCAACACTTAGCCGTGGTGTCATCACCAAGAAAGGAAGCGGCGTTAACGGAGTATATAACCAGGATTTATCAGATAAAGCCGTGTTAATTGAATTTGGCGGGAAACATAACAGTCTTGATGAGGCGTACCGGACAGCAGATGCAATGGCAGAAGTGTTTAGTGATTACTACTGGCAGCAAGCGGAAAAAGTTTCAACAGATTCATAA
- a CDS encoding class I SAM-dependent methyltransferase — protein MNYQQMAQVYDVLMKDAPYDQWVTWTKQIVKHYHPGVQNILDLGCGTGEITSRLADHGWRLTGVDLSEDMLTMAASKDQTIQWLRQDITELKGLHDYDCIVSYCDVMNYITDESSLNAVFKHAYQALSEQGLFLFDVHSVDHIVNDLCGQTFAEVYDDLSYVWFCDPGEEEYSMIHDLTFFVRHHRDYQRFDEQHLQQGYHLETLQKAIEKAGFTLQRVTADFSVNPAERGDRLFFVCQK, from the coding sequence ATGAACTATCAGCAAATGGCACAAGTGTATGATGTGCTCATGAAGGATGCTCCTTATGATCAATGGGTAACGTGGACGAAACAGATAGTGAAGCATTATCATCCTGGTGTACAAAATATATTAGATCTAGGATGCGGTACAGGTGAGATAACGTCACGGTTAGCTGATCACGGCTGGCGGCTAACCGGAGTTGATTTGTCTGAAGACATGTTGACCATGGCAGCCAGCAAAGATCAGACTATTCAATGGCTGAGGCAGGACATAACTGAATTAAAAGGTCTGCATGATTATGATTGTATTGTCAGCTATTGTGACGTGATGAACTATATTACAGATGAATCATCCCTTAATGCTGTTTTTAAACATGCTTATCAGGCTCTAAGTGAGCAAGGGCTATTTCTCTTTGACGTGCATTCTGTCGATCATATTGTCAATGATTTGTGTGGACAAACCTTCGCAGAAGTATATGATGACCTTTCGTACGTGTGGTTTTGTGATCCTGGTGAGGAGGAATATTCCATGATTCATGATTTAACTTTTTTTGTTCGTCATCACCGGGATTACCAACGTTTTGATGAACAGCACTTACAGCAGGGATATCATTTGGAAACATTGCAAAAGGCAATAGAAAAAGCAGGTTTTACCTTGCAGCGTGTCACTGCTGATTTCTCGGTAAACCCTGCTGAGCGTGGCGATCGACTGTTTTTTGTTTGCCAAAAATGA
- the holA gene encoding DNA polymerase III subunit delta — MPKQIYLLYGTESYLIQEHKQKIIEQTLSPKDRDFNISQYDLEETPVEDVVTDAETFPFLGDNKVVIAFHPTFLKAKPDKLPFDHNVEALLQYINNPADYSVLILIAPYEKLDERKKVFKQFKKNGEVLSCQPIREWDMDKWIQKIAKDLQITIPESVFELFAQEIGTNLMALRKEIEKLALHVEKGGVVSRELAENLLSHSAEASGLKLVDAVMEKNLGRAIRLYKDLVKANEEPIALIALLASQFRIISQVKTLKQKGYAQNQMKSYVKAHPFVIKMALKRERAFTNEELNEIIQQLAETDYIMKQGQMDKELAFEMLLYQLINIKNHEMV; from the coding sequence ATGCCTAAACAGATTTACTTATTATATGGAACGGAAAGCTATCTGATACAAGAACATAAACAGAAAATTATCGAGCAGACATTAAGCCCAAAGGACCGCGACTTTAATATTTCACAATATGATTTAGAAGAAACACCAGTAGAAGATGTTGTCACTGATGCTGAAACGTTTCCTTTTTTAGGCGACAATAAGGTGGTCATCGCCTTTCATCCAACTTTTCTTAAGGCGAAACCAGACAAACTTCCTTTTGACCATAATGTAGAAGCATTGTTACAGTACATAAACAATCCTGCAGATTATTCAGTTCTGATTTTAATCGCGCCTTACGAAAAATTGGATGAGCGAAAAAAAGTGTTCAAACAGTTCAAAAAAAATGGTGAGGTACTTTCATGTCAGCCCATAAGAGAATGGGATATGGACAAGTGGATACAAAAAATTGCAAAGGACCTGCAAATCACAATTCCCGAATCAGTGTTCGAACTTTTCGCACAGGAAATAGGGACAAACCTGATGGCCTTGCGCAAGGAAATTGAAAAGCTGGCATTGCATGTAGAAAAAGGCGGGGTAGTCAGTCGAGAACTTGCGGAGAACTTACTATCGCACAGTGCTGAAGCATCAGGTCTTAAATTAGTTGATGCAGTAATGGAGAAAAATTTGGGAAGGGCTATCAGACTCTATAAAGACTTAGTAAAAGCAAATGAAGAGCCGATTGCTTTGATCGCATTATTGGCCTCTCAATTTAGAATTATTAGTCAAGTGAAGACGCTGAAGCAAAAGGGTTATGCCCAGAATCAAATGAAGAGTTATGTGAAGGCCCATCCATTTGTGATAAAAATGGCTTTAAAAAGGGAGAGGGCTTTTACCAACGAGGAGTTGAACGAAATTATCCAGCAGCTTGCAGAAACAGATTACATCATGAAACAGGGGCAAATGGATAAGGAGCTGGCGTTTGAAATGTTATTATATCAACTCATAAATATTAAAAACCACGAAATGGTATAA
- a CDS encoding YqzM family protein has translation MNEFRKDIQSKTNDVIDSGLGFVFSFVFFFVIFFIGVLFEFIGR, from the coding sequence ATGAACGAATTTAGAAAGGATATTCAGTCTAAGACGAATGACGTAATTGATTCTGGTTTAGGATTCGTATTCTCATTTGTTTTCTTTTTCGTCATCTTCTTCATAGGTGTACTATTCGAATTTATTGGACGATAA
- a CDS encoding DNA internalization-related competence protein ComEC/Rec2: MLATVGGGILSQTAQPVTYLMLGMFIAWIATLRKSLTWIVTLAVCFTFGFLYFTTQVPPHPSTLSPSLEGTIISPLSETESTIRTTFKLAEREDKAVIVYFKTAALPEEINYVRKQLKYGAYCVVNAVVDWPEGARNPGQFDYREYLKNQHIAYQITLDSPSQISCKGQSIFHSAFEARKNLVSTVEKAMSPQAFAWTSALVFGDTQYLSEETIEWFRDFSLSHILAISGLHVGLFLGALFLILYRSGFATVEQARGVVLFILPAYCFISGAAPPVLRACLMALFLLLIAQWKVKVAATDVLALVAMLLLLWNPAYFYNLGFQFSFIVTFSLFLSYPLLGNNNIWIVSTLISFISQAVILPLQLHHFYEFNPLSLAANVLLVPYFSFIIIPLLFLFVFVSFFIPTWTFTLSTLTVSLHEGFLTWIKGVSEPFNIQWVVGELPLEWILAYYALLTLMMINWVQKRLKKAFLFGLGTVIILMSYSIKPYISNQGTVTMLDVGQGDTFVVELPFREGVILIDAAGSPAFSSNSNRIADQVIEPFLKSRGIKKIDALLLSHMDLDHSGSVDRLQSSFQVDKIYVSPYHQIDQKSVTVIRQGDTIVIGGHKFNVLHPSVDEQDTNENSVVIYTKLGGKSWLFTGDITDAIEEKILNVYPSLTTKVLKVGHHGSDSSTSANWINNLAPNIALISSGVDNRYGHPHEEVVDRLLEKDVFLFRTDLHGAVQYKFSKQSGTFSTFLPYNEENKKRLP; encoded by the coding sequence GTGTTAGCAACAGTCGGGGGAGGGATTTTATCACAAACGGCTCAACCGGTGACCTATCTCATGTTAGGAATGTTTATTGCGTGGATAGCAACATTAAGAAAGTCCTTGACCTGGATAGTCACCCTTGCCGTCTGTTTCACCTTTGGCTTCCTTTACTTTACCACACAAGTCCCCCCTCATCCTTCGACTCTATCTCCTTCTTTAGAAGGAACAATTATTTCTCCTTTATCTGAAACGGAAAGCACGATCCGTACTACATTCAAATTAGCGGAACGAGAAGACAAGGCGGTGATCGTCTATTTTAAAACAGCAGCTCTTCCAGAAGAAATAAACTATGTCCGTAAACAACTCAAATACGGTGCGTATTGTGTTGTAAATGCAGTGGTTGATTGGCCGGAGGGAGCACGAAACCCTGGTCAATTTGATTACCGGGAATACCTGAAAAATCAGCATATAGCTTATCAAATAACCTTGGACTCGCCGTCTCAAATATCCTGCAAAGGCCAGTCTATATTCCATAGTGCATTCGAAGCCAGAAAAAACTTGGTCTCTACAGTAGAGAAAGCCATGAGCCCACAAGCTTTTGCTTGGACATCTGCACTCGTTTTTGGAGATACCCAATATCTTTCCGAAGAAACTATAGAATGGTTTCGGGACTTCAGCTTATCCCATATATTAGCTATTTCCGGGCTTCATGTAGGACTTTTCTTAGGCGCGCTATTCTTGATTTTATACCGTTCTGGGTTTGCCACGGTGGAACAAGCCAGGGGAGTTGTGCTATTTATTCTTCCTGCGTACTGTTTTATTTCAGGAGCAGCCCCTCCAGTTCTAAGAGCCTGTCTTATGGCTCTCTTTCTTCTGCTCATTGCGCAATGGAAGGTTAAAGTAGCTGCCACTGATGTTCTTGCATTAGTCGCTATGTTGTTACTATTATGGAATCCTGCCTATTTCTATAATCTGGGATTTCAATTTTCGTTCATTGTCACGTTTAGCTTATTTTTGTCCTATCCACTTTTAGGCAATAACAATATATGGATTGTCTCCACACTGATCAGCTTCATCAGCCAAGCTGTCATTCTGCCCCTCCAACTGCACCACTTTTATGAATTTAACCCGCTCTCGCTAGCAGCCAATGTATTGCTTGTCCCTTATTTTTCATTTATTATCATTCCGCTTCTATTTCTTTTTGTGTTTGTATCGTTTTTTATTCCAACATGGACCTTTACGCTATCTACATTAACGGTGTCTTTACATGAAGGATTTTTAACATGGATTAAAGGTGTAAGTGAGCCGTTCAATATTCAATGGGTAGTCGGGGAGCTTCCGTTAGAATGGATTCTCGCTTATTATGCACTTCTTACGTTAATGATGATCAACTGGGTACAGAAGCGGTTGAAGAAAGCATTTCTATTTGGGTTAGGGACGGTCATTATTCTTATGAGTTACTCCATAAAACCTTATATTTCTAATCAAGGCACGGTAACGATGTTAGATGTAGGGCAAGGCGATACGTTCGTCGTGGAGCTTCCGTTTAGGGAAGGAGTGATTTTAATTGATGCAGCTGGGTCACCGGCTTTCAGTAGTAATTCCAACAGAATTGCAGATCAAGTAATCGAGCCATTTTTAAAGTCCAGAGGAATTAAGAAAATTGATGCCCTGTTGCTTTCACATATGGACCTTGATCACAGCGGCAGTGTTGATCGTTTGCAAAGTTCATTTCAAGTCGACAAGATTTATGTAAGTCCTTATCATCAAATTGATCAGAAAAGTGTAACTGTAATTCGTCAGGGAGACACCATTGTAATTGGCGGCCATAAGTTTAATGTGCTTCATCCAAGTGTAGATGAGCAAGATACAAATGAGAACTCTGTTGTCATTTATACTAAATTAGGGGGGAAATCATGGTTATTTACCGGTGATATTACGGACGCAATTGAAGAGAAGATTCTCAATGTTTACCCATCGTTAACGACAAAAGTACTCAAAGTGGGTCACCATGGCAGTGATTCGTCAACCTCTGCCAATTGGATTAATAACCTTGCTCCAAACATAGCGCTAATATCCTCAGGAGTAGACAATCGTTATGGACACCCGCATGAAGAAGTCGTGGACCGTCTCCTCGAAAAAGACGTGTTCCTGTTTAGAACAGATCTGCATGGTGCAGTACAGTATAAATTCAGTAAACAATCAGGAACGTTTTCCACATTTCTTCCGTATAATGAAGAAAATAAGAAAAGACTGCCTTAG
- the lepA gene encoding translation elongation factor 4 — MTSQSRQERVRNFSIIAHIDHGKSTLADRILEKTRALTQREMKEQFLDAMDLERERGITIKLNAVQLNYTSNDQQDYTFHLIDTPGHVDFTYEVSRSLAACEGAILVVDAAQGIEAQTLANVYLALENDLEIIPVINKIDLPGADPERIKQEIEDVIGIDASDAILASAKEGVGIDEILERIVTDIPAPEGNGKDPLKALIFDSLYDSYRGVVAYTCVREGSVKVGDKIRMMATGKEFEVNEVGVFRPTPTSLNELHVGDVGYLTASIKNIGDSRVGDTITLADRPAETPLPGYKKMNPMVFCGLYPVDANNYNDLRDALERLELNDSSLQYEAETSQALGFGFRCGFLGMLHMEIIQERIEREYKIDLITTAPSVIYKVALTDGEEIEVDNPSMMPDNQKLEDVQEPFVKATIMVPNDYVGPVMEICQRKRGNFMDMQYLDDNRVNVVYEIPLSEIVYDFFDSLKSQTKGYASFDYELIGYRTSNLVKMDILLNGDTIDALSFIVHRDFAYDRGKIIAEKLKKLIPRQQFEVPVQAAIGNKIVARTTIKAMRKNVLSKCYGGDISRKRKLLEKQKEGKKRMKMVGSVEVPQEAFMSVLEINDD; from the coding sequence TTGACAAGTCAATCTAGACAGGAAAGAGTCCGTAACTTTTCGATTATTGCCCATATTGATCATGGGAAATCGACGTTAGCTGACAGGATTCTTGAAAAAACAAGAGCTTTAACACAAAGAGAAATGAAAGAACAATTTTTAGATGCAATGGATCTTGAACGCGAACGGGGCATAACCATAAAACTTAATGCTGTTCAATTGAACTATACATCCAATGATCAACAGGATTATACGTTTCACCTAATAGACACCCCTGGACATGTCGATTTTACATACGAAGTGTCCCGCAGCCTCGCTGCATGTGAAGGAGCCATATTAGTTGTTGATGCTGCTCAGGGAATTGAAGCCCAGACATTAGCAAACGTATATTTAGCCTTGGAGAACGACTTGGAAATAATCCCGGTTATTAATAAAATTGATCTTCCTGGCGCAGATCCAGAGAGGATTAAGCAAGAGATCGAAGATGTGATCGGTATCGATGCTTCAGATGCCATCTTAGCATCAGCGAAAGAAGGGGTAGGGATAGATGAAATTCTAGAGCGAATCGTAACGGATATCCCTGCCCCCGAAGGGAATGGGAAGGATCCACTTAAAGCCCTTATTTTTGACTCGCTGTACGACTCGTATCGTGGAGTGGTGGCTTATACTTGTGTACGTGAGGGCTCTGTGAAAGTTGGAGATAAAATTAGGATGATGGCAACAGGGAAAGAATTTGAAGTAAATGAGGTCGGTGTTTTCAGACCGACACCAACATCCTTAAATGAACTTCATGTAGGTGATGTAGGATATTTAACAGCATCTATAAAAAATATTGGTGATTCGCGAGTAGGGGATACGATTACCTTAGCTGATCGACCAGCGGAAACTCCATTGCCGGGTTATAAAAAAATGAACCCAATGGTATTCTGCGGGCTGTACCCAGTGGATGCTAACAATTATAATGACTTAAGAGATGCGCTTGAGCGCTTGGAGTTAAACGATTCATCACTTCAATATGAAGCAGAAACCTCCCAAGCCCTGGGATTCGGCTTCCGTTGCGGGTTTTTGGGAATGCTTCACATGGAGATTATTCAAGAACGGATTGAGCGTGAATACAAGATTGATCTGATTACGACAGCTCCAAGTGTAATTTATAAGGTCGCCTTAACGGATGGAGAAGAAATTGAAGTAGATAATCCGTCTATGATGCCTGATAATCAAAAGCTTGAGGATGTTCAGGAACCGTTTGTTAAAGCAACTATTATGGTGCCCAACGATTATGTAGGGCCTGTAATGGAAATTTGCCAGCGCAAACGCGGGAATTTTATGGACATGCAATATCTTGATGATAATCGGGTGAATGTGGTCTACGAAATTCCATTGTCTGAAATTGTGTATGATTTCTTTGATTCGTTGAAGTCACAGACGAAAGGTTATGCTTCATTTGATTATGAGTTGATTGGTTATCGAACATCCAATCTTGTAAAAATGGATATTTTGCTAAATGGTGATACCATCGATGCTCTTTCTTTCATCGTTCACCGTGACTTTGCCTATGACCGTGGTAAGATTATTGCTGAAAAGTTAAAAAAACTCATTCCGCGTCAACAATTTGAAGTGCCTGTCCAGGCGGCTATCGGCAATAAAATTGTTGCTCGTACTACAATTAAAGCGATGAGAAAAAATGTATTATCCAAATGTTATGGCGGTGACATCTCTCGTAAGCGTAAACTTCTTGAAAAACAAAAAGAAGGGAAAAAACGTATGAAGATGGTCGGTTCTGTAGAAGTACCGCAGGAAGCATTTATGTCTGTATTAGAAATTAATGATGATTAA
- the comER gene encoding late competence protein ComER: MRYGIIGTGNMGSMLINAFISSGAVDANDVTIYNRTRKKAEWIKNQFKEITIAESVQDVVKNSEVVFICVKPHDYKDILTQCSLNATQCLVSITSPVSVKELQNVTSCQVARIVPSITNRAYSGVSLFTYGDRVSDFYKDELHSIFSHISTPVEIEEESIRSASDIVSCGPAFISFLLENMISAASEVGGMSKEQATQLTEEMMIGLGTLLEKRTYTLPELMEKVTVKGGVTGEGIQALENHVGDLFLEMFKATHRKHKNDKQTIHL, translated from the coding sequence ATGCGCTATGGAATCATTGGGACAGGAAATATGGGGAGTATGTTAATTAACGCCTTTATTTCGAGTGGAGCAGTCGACGCAAATGATGTAACCATTTACAATCGTACTCGTAAAAAAGCAGAATGGATAAAAAATCAATTTAAGGAAATTACAATTGCGGAGTCTGTTCAAGATGTTGTCAAGAATAGCGAAGTGGTTTTTATATGTGTAAAACCTCATGATTATAAAGATATCTTAACTCAATGCTCACTGAATGCCACACAATGTTTAGTTTCAATCACCAGTCCAGTATCTGTAAAGGAGCTGCAAAATGTTACGTCCTGTCAAGTAGCAAGAATCGTTCCATCTATTACCAATAGGGCGTATTCAGGGGTTAGCTTATTTACGTACGGAGATCGTGTTTCTGACTTTTATAAGGATGAATTACATTCAATCTTCTCACATATTTCTACTCCTGTAGAGATCGAGGAAGAGTCCATACGTTCGGCATCAGATATTGTCTCATGCGGACCAGCATTTATAAGTTTTCTCTTGGAAAATATGATTTCGGCAGCTTCAGAGGTTGGTGGAATGTCGAAGGAACAAGCAACACAGCTAACAGAGGAAATGATGATAGGGTTAGGTACCTTGCTGGAAAAAAGAACTTACACATTACCTGAATTAATGGAAAAGGTTACTGTTAAAGGAGGAGTCACCGGGGAAGGAATTCAAGCACTTGAGAACCATGTTGGAGATCTTTTTCTTGAAATGTTTAAAGCAACACATCGTAAACATAAAAATGATAAACAAACGATACATTTATAA